A single genomic interval of Amblyomma americanum isolate KBUSLIRL-KWMA chromosome 11, ASM5285725v1, whole genome shotgun sequence harbors:
- the LOC144110550 gene encoding uncharacterized protein LOC144110550: MNGAYPLSSHELFIGVDATELVKRLQKSTDNATAARLMFRASRKARLLTEAYFRLEKRLYMHFVHLQCRIAMPSEVHACHIRLHFYHCGPTSKSVNVSPREHKNAAHTSHPPTNFSNTAIRIVNSLFPTHILIYMKA, encoded by the exons ATGAATGGAGCCTACCCTCTCTCGAGCCATGAGCTGTTCATCGGCGTCGACGCAACGGAACTGGTCAAG CGCCTGCAGAAGTCCACGGACAACGCGACAGCAGCGAGGCTCATGTTCCGGGCATCCCGCAAAGCGAGGCTCCTCACAGAAGCCTACTTTAGACTCGAGAAAAGGCTCTACATGCACTTTGTCCACCTGCAGTGCAGGATCGCTATGCCGAGTGAGGTTCACGCTTGCCACATACGCCTGCACTTCTATCATTGCGGCCCTACCTCCAAGAGCGTTAATGTTTCCCCCCGCGAGCACAAAAATGCCGCTCATACGAGTCATCCACCAACAAACTTCTCCAATACGGCTATTCGCATAGTCAACTCTTTATTTCCAACGCATATTCTAATATATATGAAAGCATAA